Proteins encoded together in one Lathamus discolor isolate bLatDis1 chromosome 3, bLatDis1.hap1, whole genome shotgun sequence window:
- the PLEKHA3 gene encoding pleckstrin homology domain-containing family A member 3 isoform X2 translates to MAVCEIKVHATDNTRMELIIPGEQHFYMKAVNAAERQRWLVALGSAKACLADTRTKKEKEISETNESLKTKMSELRLYCDLLMQQVHTIQEFVHHDETRSPPSIENMNEASSLLSATCNTFITTLEECVKIANAKFKPEMFQLPHPDPLVSPVSPSPVQMMKRSISHPGPCYSERSNLSVKEPVSSAHRFSQQRRRTYSDTESYSDAPFEDSQRSAHCSRSAVNGDLVSSTIPEENRSVSMERSELEETFSSFSS, encoded by the exons ATGGCTGTGTGTGAAATTAAAG TTCATGCAACAGACAACACAAGAATGGAACTAATCATCCCAGGGGAACAACATTTCTATATGAAAGCAGTTAATGCAGCTGAAAGGCAAAGGTGGCTGGTAGCACTTGGGAGTGCAAAAGCCTGTTTAGCAGAtaccagaacaaaaaaagaaaaag AAATAAGTGAGACCAATGAATctcttaaaaccaaaatgtcCGAACTTCGTCTCTACTGTGATCTTTTAATGCAGCAAGTTCATACAATACAAGAATTTGTTCACCATGATGAGACTCGCTCTCCTCCCAGCATTGAG aacatgAATGAAGCCTCTTCCTTGCTTAGTGCCACATGTAATACATTTATCACAACGCTTGAAGAATGTGTGAAGATAGCTAATGCCAAGTTTAAGCCAGAAATGTTCCAGCTGCCTCACCCTGATCCCTTAGTTTCTCCTGTGTCACCATCACCTGTCCAAATG ATGAAGCGTTCCATTAGCCACCCTGGTCCTTGCTATTCAGAAAg GAGTAATCTGTCTGTAAAAGAACCAGTTTCATCTGCTCACCGATTTTCACAGCAGCGCAGAAGAACATACTCGGATACAGAATCTTACAGTGATGCTCCCTTTGAAGATTCTCAGA GATCTGCGCACTGTTCTAGAAGTGCTGTCAATGGAGATCTGGTATCATCAACCATTCCTGAAGAAAATAGATCAGTATCAATGGAAAGATCTGAACTGGAAGAGactttttcatccttttcttcctga
- the PLEKHA3 gene encoding pleckstrin homology domain-containing family A member 3 isoform X1 produces the protein MEGVLYKWTNYLAGWQPRWFVLDNGILSYYDSQDDVCKGSKGSIKMAVCEIKVHATDNTRMELIIPGEQHFYMKAVNAAERQRWLVALGSAKACLADTRTKKEKEISETNESLKTKMSELRLYCDLLMQQVHTIQEFVHHDETRSPPSIENMNEASSLLSATCNTFITTLEECVKIANAKFKPEMFQLPHPDPLVSPVSPSPVQMMKRSISHPGPCYSERSNLSVKEPVSSAHRFSQQRRRTYSDTESYSDAPFEDSQRSAHCSRSAVNGDLVSSTIPEENRSVSMERSELEETFSSFSS, from the exons ATGGAGGGCGTCCTGTACAAGTGGACCAACTACCTGGCGG GTTGGCAGCCTCGGTGGTTTGTTTTAGACAATGGGATATTGTCATACTATGATTCACAGGATGATGTTTGCAAAGGCAGCAAAGGAAGTATAAAGATGGCTGTGTGTGAAATTAAAG TTCATGCAACAGACAACACAAGAATGGAACTAATCATCCCAGGGGAACAACATTTCTATATGAAAGCAGTTAATGCAGCTGAAAGGCAAAGGTGGCTGGTAGCACTTGGGAGTGCAAAAGCCTGTTTAGCAGAtaccagaacaaaaaaagaaaaag AAATAAGTGAGACCAATGAATctcttaaaaccaaaatgtcCGAACTTCGTCTCTACTGTGATCTTTTAATGCAGCAAGTTCATACAATACAAGAATTTGTTCACCATGATGAGACTCGCTCTCCTCCCAGCATTGAG aacatgAATGAAGCCTCTTCCTTGCTTAGTGCCACATGTAATACATTTATCACAACGCTTGAAGAATGTGTGAAGATAGCTAATGCCAAGTTTAAGCCAGAAATGTTCCAGCTGCCTCACCCTGATCCCTTAGTTTCTCCTGTGTCACCATCACCTGTCCAAATG ATGAAGCGTTCCATTAGCCACCCTGGTCCTTGCTATTCAGAAAg GAGTAATCTGTCTGTAAAAGAACCAGTTTCATCTGCTCACCGATTTTCACAGCAGCGCAGAAGAACATACTCGGATACAGAATCTTACAGTGATGCTCCCTTTGAAGATTCTCAGA GATCTGCGCACTGTTCTAGAAGTGCTGTCAATGGAGATCTGGTATCATCAACCATTCCTGAAGAAAATAGATCAGTATCAATGGAAAGATCTGAACTGGAAGAGactttttcatccttttcttcctga